GGTAGCGCACGATCTGGGCGGATGCGGTCAGCACGGCGGTGGCGAGGCCGAGGAGCAGCAGGAGACCGCGCAGTGGACGCGGGGGCAGGGCGAAGGTCATGCCGGCCAGTTTAGCAAGCGAACGTTCGTCGCCGCCTCACCCGTGCGGGTGATCTGCCCTCACTCCGAGGCGGTAGGGCGGGGGCGGCGCGGACCGGCAGCCGGGTGGTGCAGCCGCCTGCAGGAGCGTGATTTACCGCTTGCGCTGGGGCGAAAAATTTGGCGATTCTGACCGTTCGCGACTGTTCCTTTGATCGATCGGTGTCCTGTCGCGGTGCTCCCACCGGTCGTTTTTTTGTCAGTGTAAACCATCAACCCACGCTCCGTTTCGACGGGGCACCCGGGCGACCGAGACCGTGGAGCAAGTCGAGGAAGTTCGTTACATACAATGAGTTCCATCATGGAAGAACTCCTCGCGGAGTCGAATTTCAGCCTCAATACCGAGGGTTCGATCGTCGAGGGTATCATCACCGAAATCCGCCAGAACGAGGTCATCGTTGATATCGGCGGCAAGTCCGAGGGCGTCATCCCGGCGCACGAGTTCATCGACCTCGGCGACCTTCAGGTCGGCTCCCCGATCGAAGTGCTGGTTGAAAAAGTCGAGGACAAGGAGGGCAACCCGATCGTCTCCTACGACAAGGCCCAGCAGAAGAAGAACTGGGAGAACATCCTCACCAAGTTCCCCGAGGGCACCGTGGCTTCCGGCCGCGTCCGCTCCAAGGTCAAGGGCGGCCTGATCGTTTCGATCGGCGTCGACGCCTTCCTGCCGGCTTCGCACATCGACGTGCAGCCGCCGAAGAATTTGGACCAATACGTGGGCCAGACCTACGATTTCAAGGTCCTCAAGATCAACCTCGAGCGGAAGAACATCGTGCTCTCCCGCCGCGAGCTCATCGAAGAGCAGCGCGCCAACAAGCGCCGCGAGCTCCTCGAGTCGATCGAGCCGGGTCAGGTCCGCAAGGGCGTGGTCAAGAACATCACCGACTTCGGTGCGTTCATCGACCTCGACGGCATGGACGGCCTGCTGCACATCACCGACATGAGCTGGGGCCGCATCTCTCACCCGAGCGAAATGCTCCGTCAGGGTGAGGAGATCGAGGTCATGATCATCGAGGTCAACCGTGAGAAGGAGCGTGTCTCCCTCGGCCTCAAGCAGACCACCAACAACCCCTGGGACGAGATCGACAAGAAGTTCCCGGTCGGCTCCAAGATCCACGGCAAGGTCGTCAACCTCGTTCCTTACGGCGCGTTCATCGAGATCGAGCCGGGCGTCGAGGGTCTCGTGCACATCACCGAGATGTCCTGGACCAAGCGTATCTCCAAGCCGTCCGAGCTCCTCAAGGTCGGTCAGGAACTCGAAGCCGTTGTTCTGGGCATCCAGAAGGACGAGCAGAAGATCTCCCTGGGCCTCCGTCAGCTCGAGCCGAACCCGTGGGATATGGTCCGCCACAACTACCCGGTGGGCGCCCGCGTCCACGGCAAGGTGCGCAACATGACCACCTACGGCGCCTTCATCGAACTCGAGGAAGGTATCGACGGTATGGTGCACGTCTCCGACATGTCCTGGACCCGCAAGGTCAACCACCCGTCCGAAGTCCTCAAGAAGGGCGACGAAGTGGACGCCATCGTCCTCGACGTCGACGCTCAGTCGCAGCGCATCAGC
This portion of the Actomonas aquatica genome encodes:
- the rpsA gene encoding 30S ribosomal protein S1 codes for the protein MSSIMEELLAESNFSLNTEGSIVEGIITEIRQNEVIVDIGGKSEGVIPAHEFIDLGDLQVGSPIEVLVEKVEDKEGNPIVSYDKAQQKKNWENILTKFPEGTVASGRVRSKVKGGLIVSIGVDAFLPASHIDVQPPKNLDQYVGQTYDFKVLKINLERKNIVLSRRELIEEQRANKRRELLESIEPGQVRKGVVKNITDFGAFIDLDGMDGLLHITDMSWGRISHPSEMLRQGEEIEVMIIEVNREKERVSLGLKQTTNNPWDEIDKKFPVGSKIHGKVVNLVPYGAFIEIEPGVEGLVHITEMSWTKRISKPSELLKVGQELEAVVLGIQKDEQKISLGLRQLEPNPWDMVRHNYPVGARVHGKVRNMTTYGAFIELEEGIDGMVHVSDMSWTRKVNHPSEVLKKGDEVDAIVLDVDAQSQRISLGMKQLADDPWSDIDSHFKIGDVVNGTVTKLTSFGAFIELKDGIDGLVHISQISEERVEKVKDVLKAGDEVTARVIKIDRDERRLGLSIKAANYSEDELAAETASFEALNRDSSGDMMNLGDILDDAVGKE